From one Deinococcus fonticola genomic stretch:
- a CDS encoding isopeptide-forming domain-containing fimbrial protein, with product MTRFHPRKVALLTGVLAAAFPALAASTPAGTVIVNQSSATFTPRDKGVSSVQSNAVYTTVQAVCAVSVTPSGSPEAALLPGEQTTLRFTLTNAGNASATLPLNVFSTGMTPSPTLKLYQDLNRNGLPDVGEGPVSSVTLAPDAEAQLLVVVQTSAVALGDALINLVTSCGGTGAGASATGMVSLSPPPVLTIHKTFTPALLKPGAETTVEVSTSNEGQGESREVVLTDLLAGQLAQGLSYVSGSARASVGTLEYTSDGHSWSSAETQPVRGVRVRVGSLAPAGHLTLTFRMRAAESADGKVIENVATADTGRSSVAATAQVDVRYQPGVAIGPLGQPQAPEGTPADTQTRPFAVVGQQVCFDHTLQNTGDVRDTFTITVTYPQGGAKVNLYGADGQALAQPLPLDPNQTALVRVCYTPTQTGALEALITASGARGTRNTTKDRVSDIQSGLPELKKTYAATGKDASGQPRAIAGGATVAVGDTITYTLSVHNPYPRPLNSVVISDPVAAHLEVTGASNGGTVRGEAGAQTVTWNLGTLAAGETRTLTIVTRVSARAVDGEALKNIFNLTSTEFTTPLSSNEVSTPVWNAALNVQKTVSSDTVTYGDRVTYTLTIKNTSATTAIESAVVTDTPAQGLQYLAGSSTLDGQALQDPTRTDSLQWQVGTIPAGGQVVIKYDMRVTPDATTSLLNEVQVVGVGAGGAARAIASNHAQRTIRLDPLKFAPLGDLIGTVFVDRNRNGLYDAGLDTPVERARVILASGRLALTDRAGRYHFSNVPFGTWALRLDPNTTPSPPLQVPQDGGLSGTQTVQVRGLTSVNFPLAPLGGDIAALRRTTLSVGDVTIEKSVFAVDGGYVVTLKINSPRDLPDFVLDDPLPGGATLKEGRNTLGTSLRAGETILTYRFEWNGPASAATTDPVVRRY from the coding sequence GTGACCCGTTTTCACCCCCGCAAAGTTGCTCTGCTGACCGGCGTGCTTGCTGCCGCGTTCCCGGCCCTGGCGGCCAGCACGCCCGCTGGCACGGTGATCGTTAACCAGTCCAGCGCCACGTTTACGCCCCGGGACAAGGGCGTGTCGTCGGTGCAGAGCAACGCGGTCTACACCACCGTGCAGGCGGTGTGCGCCGTCAGTGTCACTCCGTCAGGCAGCCCCGAAGCCGCTCTCCTGCCGGGCGAACAGACCACCCTGCGCTTCACCTTGACCAACGCCGGCAACGCGTCGGCCACCCTGCCCCTGAACGTGTTCAGCACCGGCATGACCCCCAGCCCCACCCTGAAGCTTTACCAGGACTTGAACCGCAATGGCCTTCCGGATGTCGGGGAAGGACCGGTCAGCAGCGTGACCCTGGCCCCCGACGCCGAGGCCCAGCTGCTGGTGGTGGTGCAGACTAGTGCCGTGGCCCTGGGGGACGCGCTGATCAACCTGGTCACCTCCTGCGGCGGGACTGGGGCGGGCGCCTCGGCGACCGGTATGGTTAGCCTCAGCCCGCCCCCGGTGCTGACAATCCATAAGACCTTTACGCCGGCCCTGCTGAAACCGGGCGCGGAAACCACCGTGGAAGTCAGCACCAGCAACGAGGGCCAGGGAGAGAGCCGTGAGGTGGTGCTGACCGACCTGCTGGCCGGGCAACTGGCACAGGGCCTGAGTTACGTGAGTGGCAGCGCCCGCGCCAGCGTGGGCACGCTGGAGTACACCAGCGACGGCCACAGCTGGAGCAGCGCCGAAACCCAGCCGGTGCGTGGTGTGCGGGTGCGGGTCGGCAGCCTGGCGCCGGCTGGGCACCTTACCCTGACCTTCCGCATGCGGGCCGCCGAGAGTGCCGACGGCAAGGTCATCGAAAACGTCGCCACCGCCGACACGGGCCGCAGCAGCGTCGCGGCCACCGCGCAGGTAGATGTGCGTTATCAGCCGGGCGTGGCGATCGGTCCGCTGGGGCAACCGCAGGCCCCCGAGGGCACGCCCGCCGACACCCAGACCCGGCCCTTCGCGGTGGTGGGCCAGCAGGTGTGCTTCGACCACACCCTTCAGAACACCGGGGACGTGCGCGACACCTTTACCATCACGGTCACGTACCCGCAGGGCGGCGCGAAGGTCAACCTGTACGGCGCGGACGGCCAGGCGCTGGCGCAACCCCTGCCGCTCGACCCGAATCAGACGGCGCTGGTGCGGGTGTGTTACACGCCCACCCAGACGGGCGCGCTGGAAGCCCTGATCACTGCCAGCGGCGCACGCGGCACCCGCAACACCACCAAAGACCGCGTCAGTGACATTCAAAGCGGTCTGCCCGAACTGAAGAAGACCTACGCCGCGACTGGCAAAGACGCCAGCGGACAGCCCCGCGCCATCGCGGGCGGCGCGACCGTGGCGGTGGGCGACACCATCACCTACACCCTCAGCGTGCACAATCCCTACCCGCGCCCCCTGAATAGCGTGGTGATCAGCGATCCGGTGGCTGCCCACCTTGAGGTGACAGGGGCCTCGAATGGCGGAACAGTCCGCGGCGAAGCGGGCGCTCAGACCGTGACCTGGAACCTGGGGACACTGGCCGCCGGCGAAACCCGCACGCTGACCATCGTGACCCGTGTCAGTGCCCGCGCCGTGGACGGCGAAGCCCTGAAAAACATCTTCAACCTGACCTCCACCGAGTTCACCACCCCGCTGAGCAGCAACGAGGTCAGCACCCCGGTGTGGAATGCGGCCCTCAACGTGCAAAAAACCGTATCCAGCGACACCGTGACGTACGGCGACAGAGTCACGTACACCCTGACCATCAAGAACACCTCGGCCACCACCGCGATTGAGAGCGCCGTCGTGACCGACACGCCCGCCCAGGGCCTGCAGTACCTGGCGGGCAGCAGTACGCTGGACGGCCAGGCCCTGCAAGACCCCACCCGAACGGACAGTCTGCAGTGGCAGGTCGGCACCATTCCGGCAGGTGGGCAGGTCGTGATCAAGTACGACATGCGGGTTACGCCCGACGCCACCACCAGCCTGCTGAACGAGGTGCAGGTCGTGGGTGTCGGCGCGGGCGGCGCGGCGCGGGCCATCGCCAGCAACCACGCCCAGCGCACCATTCGCCTTGACCCGCTGAAATTCGCCCCGCTGGGCGACCTGATCGGCACGGTGTTCGTGGATCGCAACCGTAACGGCCTGTACGACGCCGGCCTCGACACACCCGTCGAGCGTGCCCGCGTGATCCTGGCGAGCGGGCGGCTGGCCCTGACCGACCGGGCCGGGCGCTACCACTTTTCCAACGTGCCTTTTGGCACCTGGGCGCTGCGCCTCGACCCCAACACCACGCCCTCCCCGCCCTTGCAGGTGCCGCAGGACGGCGGCCTGAGCGGCACCCAGACCGTGCAGGTGCGCGGCCTGACAAGCGTGAACTTCCCGCTGGCCCCGCTGGGCGGCGACATCGCGGCGCTGCGCCGCACCACCCTGAGCGTCGGTGACGTGACCATCGAGAAAAGCGTGTT
- a CDS encoding beta strand repeat-containing protein encodes MKLNPKLLALMTALAAGAASAAPPAPNTTSTGAGVTISNTATATFTDPATNTAATPVQSNTVDTVVLPLPGFDIVYADGTNDGNTLGNTTKTVTNATPGQSNSTDYYVVNNGNTPLTVQVTANTSGSASGATVTYLDASGNALPSSTTGGVTTYTVTLPAGAAGMVKITQVITLPVNAPANTTYGASPEGAVGGTGTATGQNGIPTGSKLYENQTVTTINGNTTVNGTPAQGADLQFVKLTTFNPSLSATPNDPNTPNPTAPDGTTAVTPPTLGTVQVPTVTANTPNTPNPTNPAQGYLSTPSNPGDPTSGGTPIVPDLTGNKQIAYPKADADNNPTTVPTAGQTNDQPGNADIINFTNDVKNTGAVSDQVQLYPAGPDGKLLAGTTFDASTGVFTLPSGIQVIFLAPNTNAAIPVASGATYPTLTVPAGGSAVFRTQVITPDANDNLLTNAITIVVGADSLNDADINADATTTDVILPAAAQFGNTNGTSTLGAVPTPSTVQQVVPSGNTTISTDPNLSTDNVAVFAKDVANMGQYNDSYTLSATVAGLPAGATISYVDSSGVALPTNGAGKFVTPVVPAGQEIVVYAVVTVPTGTVAGNYTIKQQAVGNYSTITMTDLNEVIKVGAVGNVAMAKFVQDGKTSAGSTPYAGINNPQNYTANNTSALPGTNIVYQIIGKNNYNAPVANFALNDSVPTNTTFQGAVLTVNGAAVSRVIYKVGAGTWSTTAPTVGTPAGTSIAVAADTDSDNIPDALPAGSTMELVFTVKVN; translated from the coding sequence ATGAAACTGAACCCCAAACTGCTCGCCCTGATGACCGCCCTGGCCGCTGGCGCCGCCTCCGCTGCCCCCCCCGCCCCCAACACCACCAGCACCGGCGCGGGCGTGACCATCAGCAACACCGCCACCGCCACCTTCACCGATCCCGCCACCAATACGGCGGCCACTCCGGTGCAGTCCAACACCGTCGATACCGTCGTGCTGCCCCTGCCCGGCTTCGACATCGTGTACGCCGACGGCACCAACGACGGCAATACTCTGGGCAACACCACCAAGACCGTCACCAACGCCACCCCCGGCCAGAGCAACAGCACCGACTACTACGTGGTCAACAACGGCAACACTCCCCTGACCGTGCAGGTCACCGCCAACACCAGTGGCAGTGCCAGCGGCGCGACCGTCACCTACCTGGACGCCAGCGGTAATGCCCTGCCCTCCAGCACCACCGGCGGCGTCACCACCTACACCGTGACCCTGCCTGCCGGCGCGGCCGGGATGGTCAAGATCACCCAGGTCATCACCCTGCCCGTCAACGCCCCCGCCAACACCACTTACGGCGCTTCGCCTGAAGGGGCCGTGGGCGGCACGGGCACCGCCACCGGACAGAACGGTATTCCTACCGGCAGCAAGCTGTACGAGAACCAGACCGTGACCACCATCAACGGCAACACCACGGTCAACGGCACACCCGCCCAGGGCGCCGACCTCCAGTTCGTGAAGCTGACCACCTTCAACCCCTCGCTGAGCGCCACGCCCAACGACCCCAACACGCCCAACCCCACCGCTCCCGACGGCACCACCGCCGTCACGCCGCCCACCCTGGGAACGGTGCAGGTGCCCACCGTGACCGCCAACACCCCCAACACCCCCAACCCCACCAACCCCGCCCAGGGCTACCTGTCCACGCCCAGCAACCCCGGCGACCCCACCTCCGGCGGCACGCCCATCGTGCCCGACCTGACCGGCAACAAGCAGATTGCCTACCCCAAGGCGGACGCGGACAACAACCCCACCACCGTCCCCACCGCCGGCCAGACCAACGACCAGCCCGGCAACGCCGATATCATCAACTTCACCAACGACGTCAAGAACACCGGCGCGGTCAGCGACCAGGTGCAACTGTACCCCGCCGGCCCCGACGGCAAACTGCTGGCCGGCACGACCTTCGACGCCAGTACCGGCGTCTTTACCCTGCCCAGCGGGATTCAGGTCATCTTCCTGGCGCCGAACACCAACGCCGCTATCCCCGTCGCCAGTGGGGCCACCTACCCCACCCTGACCGTCCCGGCCGGCGGCAGCGCCGTGTTCCGCACGCAGGTCATCACCCCCGACGCCAACGACAACCTGCTGACCAACGCCATCACCATCGTGGTGGGCGCGGACTCACTGAACGACGCCGACATCAACGCTGACGCCACCACCACGGACGTCATCCTGCCTGCCGCCGCGCAGTTCGGTAACACCAACGGCACCAGCACCCTGGGCGCTGTGCCTACCCCCTCCACAGTGCAACAGGTGGTACCCAGTGGCAACACCACCATCAGCACCGACCCGAACCTGAGCACCGATAACGTGGCCGTCTTCGCGAAGGACGTGGCCAACATGGGCCAGTACAACGACAGCTACACCCTGTCGGCCACGGTGGCCGGCCTGCCCGCCGGCGCGACCATCAGCTACGTGGACAGCAGCGGCGTGGCGCTGCCCACCAACGGTGCGGGCAAGTTCGTGACCCCGGTGGTTCCCGCCGGTCAGGAGATCGTGGTGTACGCCGTGGTGACCGTGCCCACCGGCACCGTCGCCGGCAACTACACCATCAAACAGCAGGCCGTCGGCAACTACAGCACCATTACCATGACCGACCTCAACGAAGTGATCAAGGTCGGCGCGGTGGGCAACGTGGCCATGGCCAAGTTTGTGCAGGACGGCAAGACCAGCGCCGGCAGCACCCCCTACGCGGGAATCAACAATCCGCAGAACTACACCGCCAACAACACCAGCGCCCTGCCCGGCACGAACATCGTCTACCAGATCATCGGAAAGAACAACTACAACGCGCCTGTCGCCAACTTCGCCCTGAACGACAGTGTGCCCACCAACACCACCTTCCAGGGTGCGGTGCTCACTGTCAACGGCGCCGCCGTCAGCCGCGTGATCTACAAGGTCGGTGCCGGCACCTGGTCGACCACGGCCCCCACCGTCGGCACGCCCGCTGGCACCAGCATCGCCGTGGCCGCCGATACCGACAGCGACAACATTCCTGACGCGCTGCCCGCCGGCTCGACCATGGAACTGGTCTTTACCGTCAAGGTCAACTGA